ggtcaccaatacaagcgaactcatcagtgatcctctgagacaagggagcggaacagagctggaaaatattaaaggatgctttccataaagcgcaagagtgctcagtccctgtatataggaaatcaggcagggaagtgAAGAGACCGctgtggctgagtcaagacctgctggttaaactgaagaagaagagggaactacataggcagtgcaagcagggacagggaacctgggatgtgtatagggatgctgcctgattgtatagggatgaggtcaggaaggccaaggtgtggctggagctgaacttggcaagggaagtaaagactaacaagaagggcttctacaggtatgtcaatcaaaagaggaaggtcagaAAGAACGTACCCCCACGTTGGGAATGGTGACAGtgtatcaacagacgaggagaaggctgaggtactcaacaactttttttgcctcagtcttcactgataactgcttTCTTCGCCcatcctgggtcatgggacagcaagatgatgaccagggggataaaccccctcccaTTATAGAGGAGGATCAGCTTCATGACCACATGAGGAActtgaacatttataagtctatgggacctgatgagatgcatcccagagtcctgagggaattggccaatgtggttgccaaaccactctccatgatatttgaaaagtcatggcaatcagagGAAGTCCCtgatgactggaagaagggtaactttgtacccatttttaaaaagggtaggaaagatgaccctgagaactactgacctgacagcctcacctctgtgcctgggaagatcatggaaccgatcctcctagaagctgtgctaaagcacatggaggacagggatgtgattaatggcagccagcatggcttcacccgggtcaaatcctgtatgaccgacttagtggctttctgtgatggggtgaccacagcagtggacatgggtaaaccggTAGATGTGATCTAtatagacttctgtaaagcctttgacatggtcccccacaacatcctactctctaaattggagagatatggatttgatgggttgATGATACATttgataagaaactggttggagggtcatattcagagagtagaggtcaatggctcaaagtccagatggtgATCCATAACTggtgatgtccctcaggggtccatactgggaccagtgctgtttactgtctttatcaatgatgtTGACAGCGAGATtcagtgcaccctcagcaagtttgcagatgacatcaagttGAGTGGcgtagttgccacaccggaaggacaggatgccatccagagggacctggacaggctggagaagtggggctgtgagaacttcatgaggttcaacaaggccaagtgcaaggtcctacacctgggttgaggcaatccctgttttcagtacatgatggaggatgatgtgactaagagcagccctgcagagaagggatgctggtcgatgagaagctcaacatgagccagcaatgtgctctcacagcccagaaggccaagtgtatcctgggctgcatcaaaagaagcgtggctggcaggtcgagggaagtgattctgcccctctattcctctcttgtgagacctcatgtggagtactgtgtccagttctggaatcctcaacgtaagaagggtatggagctgttgtaatggctccagaggagggctacaaagatgatcagagggctggagcaccttccctatgaggacaggctgagagagttgggctttttcagcctggagaaaagaaggctccaaggaggtcttacagcgaccttccagtatctgaatggagctggagagggactattcataaaggcttgtggtgataggacaagggtgaatgggtataaactggagaagggcagactTAGGCTTGCTATAAGGAAGAATCTCTTCACCACGaaagtggtgagacactggaacaggttgccaagggaagctgtggctgccccatccctggaggtgttcaaggccaggttggatggggccttgagcagcctgatctagtgggatgtccctgcccatggcagggggcttggaactggatgatctttaagatcacttccaaccctaactgttcgatgattctatgattctataactgcTGTGAGGTTCCTCCTCAATCTCCtactctccaggctgaacagaccaagtgacttcagccactcctcatgtgattttccctctgtagccttcaccaactttgtggcctcttctggatgCTCTCtagtagcttgatatcctttttatactgggATGCCCAAAACTGTACACAatactcaaggtggggctgcaaTAGTTGTTAAAAATTTCTGTCTCAGTAAGCACAGCACTCTGGACTCTGTTATCCTGCTGCCACTCCCTTAAGAAGGAGTAATTTTCATCTCATTTCCTCAGCACAAGCACAATGCATCCCATGTGGCTTCTGCTGAGGGTGGGAACCGGGTTTTGTTCCCGCAGTCCAGCGAGATGCTGCCAGCCAGCCCTCCTCTGCTACAAGGTCATTCTACAGGCTCACTCTGTATTAACAgttttttttagaataaaaatcaCTTACATCATGGTTCTAACGATGAAGATTATGTGAGATAGCTGTCAGTGGAATTGCTGTGTTGCGAATTTTTATGGGGTAGAACTCATAATTTTGCTCTGTATCATCTACTATTCATGTACGTGGTACTGAGAGGGTATCTGCCAAGTGTGCATCACCCCTTCCTCTCTTGCGTTTAGAAGGCTGCTACTTGTGAAATTAAGGAATGGACATATGTTATATAGGTTATGTTCAGTCTGACAGAAtcccacatagaatcatagagtcattgaggttggaatacgcctttaagatcaagtcttgacaggacaagagggaatggacttaagctctgccagggaaggttcaggctggacattaggaaaaaaaaaattttcatggaaagggtcatagggcactggaacaggctgcccagggaggtgattgagtcaccatccctggaggtgttttaaagacaggtgaatgaggtgctgagaagcatggtttagtggttgataggaatggttggactcgatgatccagtgggtcttttccaacctagtgattatgtgattctgtgaagtccaGCCGCCAGGCCAACAGCATCATGTGTACCAAACCACATCacaaagtgccatgtctgcaCGTTTTTTGGCCACCACTAGGGATGGAGACAACACCACTTCCCTGCGTAGCCTGTTCCTGTTTTcactcagtaaagaaattttttccacTATCCAATCTGAACATCCAAGAAGCCATTTCCTTTCGacctatcacttgttatttgggagaagaggccaccacccACCTTACTGCAATCTCCTTTccagtagttgtagagagcgataaggtctgggcttcctccagctgcttttGTGGTTTGGTGCTGGAGTGTAGCACAGTTTTGTAATTGCACTGAAGGATGCAACTGCCCATTCACTGCCACTGAAGTGGAGGCTGATTTCAGCCAGGCAGGGAGAGCCTTGGCTTCAAACATCAAGTTGGTAAAGGTAGAAAGGAGTGAAGCTCAGTTGGATTCTCATGCTATTTTAAATCCTCTCAAATAAACTAATAGGAAGCAGATAATGAGAACTTGTTATGTTACTGCTGATGGGACACCAGATTTTAGTACCAATGTTGATTTCATctggattttttcattttcatttatcttgGTATAGTACTTTGTGGCAACATGCATTACTTTTGTTCCATTTGCAATGCTTAGActataggaatgattggactcgatgatccggtgggtctcttccaacctggtgattctatgaaccatCATTAATGTATTTATGAACCATCATTAATAACATTTTGGGAATAATCTCTCTTCTGGAGAATAAAGTTGATGATGACCGTTTCTTAATGAAATAAGGGAATGTCGCACATTTATGTTTATGCACAATTATGTTGTCAGCAAAACATCCCATGCCCATCTAAAAAGTCATAGTGCATTAATGATGAAATGATGGTGCTCTTTAAGCACAGGCCAGACAGATGTTCAGGAAACGTCTCTACTATCATTCTCTTGTCCCTGCGCTTCAGTAGCTGGGACTTCAAATTTGCAAGAGTCAGCTGCAGCCATAAGGTGAATAATTTCTATCTGCCTCCTGCATGCTGCAATTTCCTTTCCACAAACTGGCAAgtattcttttctcctcttattCTAACTTGGTTTCCTGTCTTTCTTACTCTAGTGGAAATGACCGTTCTTCTAAGCACTAgcttaaaatgttaatattaaaCCTAATCTGTTCTTCAAAATACTGTTAACCTTTCTatcttgtaatatttttttttactttttatctcCATCTACagcttttctatttatttggTGTGTGATAAGCAAGAATATTTGATAGGTTAATTTCCACTACTGGAAATAAATTTTACTTGGTATAATAAAAAATTTCAGTGCAAAGTTAAATTAAATTCCATGGGCTTAATCCAGTAGAGTTTGCACCTTTACTTCAGGTATGTGATTTTAATAGCTTAAAGTgattttatctgtttttattttcctcttcaggAGCAACACAGTTTAAAGTGGTAATTAAAGCACTTTCTCCAAAAGAAGTCACCAGAATTCATACCCCACGCCCTTTGGATAGAAATGATGGCACATTTCTTATGCGGTATCGGATGTATGAGAGTGTCAAAAAAGGGTTGAAAATTGAGATACTTTATGGTGATCAGCATGTAGCTCAGTCtccatacattttaaaaggtacgggtatttcttttatttaatgtaaTGTAATATAATGCAATGTTTTTTACTGCTAGAGTAAGAGTTGGGCAATTGGAGCCTTGTTTCCCCTTGTTCATGTAGTTTCTTCATAAACGTTCTCCTTATACAGAGAAGTAAGCAGTGACAATCTATATGTTGCCAAGTTAGAGGACATAGATGCATAAGCATGTAGATTATGGCCTCAGACTTTAAGGTTCTCTGTCTTGAcgtctccccttccctctcttgCACAAAGACATGGATCCCTTCAGATCTGCTAGGGAATAAGAGAGCAATGCttctatttttactgttttcaagTGACTATTCACTTAAACATTGTGTTACCTACAGTAGAAATATGCGCAAAAGACTACTCTACCAAAGTTCTGAATTAGGCTGAAATTGGAACTTCAGCCAGATTAGTACCAGAGCTTTGGTAGTTATAGATAATTAGAACaattcagaatattttgtgtCATTGGCAGGTAGCACAATAATGGAGCTTCATTTTGCAGATCAATTTTACTCTGATAACAACAAATCTAgtattttgatttctgaaaaGAGAACAATGTTGTTGTTTTCTgaattatcatagaattattCTGTGAATTGATTCATGAATTATATGATTCCTGGATTATACTGCTAAACCCCAGAAATGTTATAGGGAATATGATTTCCCAGGAAAACTTTGGAAAACTTGGAGTGAGAAATGTCAAACCACTGTAATTTCTAGATCTGTATGTCCATGCTTTTGGGGAATTGTGATTAATGTAGAATCACAAATACTGATGCTcggtgcttttttttctgcaggaccAGTTTATCATGAGTATTGTGACTGTCCTGAAGAAGATCCTGAGATATGGCAGAATGCTATGTCTTGTCCATCCCAAGAACCTCAGATTATAAAggacttaatttcttttcccaccATTGATCTTCAGCGAATGCTTAAGGAAATCCCAATAAAGTTCAGTCAGTCAAGAGGTGCTATTGTTCATTACACTATTCTCAATAATCGCATCTACCGTCGCTCCTTAGGGAAGTATACAGACTTCAAAATGTTCTCTGATGAAATGTTCCTGTCGCTGGCAAGAAAGGTATCAGTTCTGATCATTTAGAGCTATTAAGTTATGTTCTAAGATGATGAAACTGCATTTGTTGTTGTGTCTTCAGATTTGTGATTCCTAAAGTGAGATTTGACTCTGTTTTTCATCAAGATGACAGTGTATCGCTGGGGATCAGGCTGTAATTAAAGTGGGAGGGTTGAGCTTGATAGTAATGGAATTGTTAGGAAAGCAGGaggggctaaggcccaactctGGAAGCCTTTTCCAGGCTTCTATGttcctttcatattttcttgCAGAGCAGAAACTTGATACATTAAGCTTAGCTAAATCTATATCATCTAGTAGGTTTATTGATTCTGCATGACATAAGAGAACTGAGGAATATATGTAAGAGTGACAACAGGTTCAATCTTTGTGTTATTATCTTTTCTTGGGTGTACCTTTAGGTTCATCTTCCGGATGTGGAGTTTTATCTTAATGTTGGAGACTGGCCAGTTGAGTATCGGAAAGCTAATGATACACCTGGTCCCATACCTATCATTTCATGGTGTGGCTCTGTGGATTCAAGAGATATAGTCCTTCCAACGTATGATGTAACTCACTCAACTCTTGAAACCCTACGTGGTGTCACAAATGATCTCCTTTCTATTCAAGGAAATACAGGTAAATTAGAGATTGTGGATTTCAAAAGAGAATTTCTAAATTCCATCAAAGAAGCAAGTTGCATTCAGATAAAAGCAAGTTGCTTTCAAATAATGTGTTAAAATCTTTCGTTCGGAGCACCTTAGGAGGTAACCTGCTTAATACAAACAGGTTAGTCTTTACAGAGTCTAAACACTTTCAACACTGCTACTAACCAGGTGTTAATTATGTGGATTTAGAGTGAAAATCTAAGTCCGTAATGATGgtgaattttaacttaaagaTATCCAGAAGATAGCTACCATGACCTgtcaaaagaaagtaaatataaTTAAAAGGCCTTTCTCCTCAGTGAAGGACTTGATCGTGTTCCTTCTAATCAAACAGTAATCCTTCCTGACACTGATTTCACCCAGTGTTCTgtttacatgaaaataaatttcagtcCTTAGCAAAGTAAACTAGTACTATGCTGTGGCCTgtttcaaataataaaatattgtctgtatgaaaaaaatacctcaCAGTAGGATCTTCTGAATTGTTTTTCTAGTACTGAAGGAAGAGTCAGTTTTACTAACAGGTGTCTAACCCTCCAGGAAATTAATACTTAAGGATCAGACAAGTTGCATGAGCAATAGCTAAATAAAACTTGAGTTTCTCTTTACtttattaatttataaattaaatattatcaGTTTGAAGCACTCTGTGTTTATTGATTTAGTACGGCTGCTTTTCCAACTAGGATATGATAAAACCCTACTCCACTTTAGTAGACCCTTTAGGGAAAATTCCAGCAGAAGAATATGGAAGGatatatttaacatttttaaaagcaggcaGTAAGCAGAGATAAGTTTTTCACAATCTTGCTAAGTATCTTAAGGACGTAGTTTggccattttttcttttctaagtcATCATTAAGTGATTTCACAAAGACCTAACAAAATCATTGggtaagaaagaaattttggTTATTGTGGAAGGCTTTATGGATGGAGAATTACTTTGATTGTTAGTACTTTACTCACATAATTTGCTTGTAATACCTTATGTAGCTTCCAAAACATTTCAggttatttaaatataaaattgttAAGTAGAAAAGcaattctctgcttttccttttattagtAGCTCAGTTTCTTATTCCAAAATTCGTGCCAGAACTGGAAGTTTAAACCTTGTGATTAATAAGTGATTATAGATTCATAAGAAATCATGCCTGTTTTACCATGTCTCTGACTGTAACACCACTCTCATAGCAAGTTCCTTATTTGCACTAAACATGTCATGAACATTTTATTACTGTTGGCTTTTATCTTATCACTCAATGCTTGTAGGCCCATTctgggaaaacaaaactgagcGAGCCTTATTTAGAGGTC
This genomic window from Phaenicophaeus curvirostris isolate KB17595 chromosome 1, BPBGC_Pcur_1.0, whole genome shotgun sequence contains:
- the POGLUT3 gene encoding protein O-glucosyltransferase 3, coding for MRYRMYESVKKGLKIEILYGDQHVAQSPYILKGPVYHEYCDCPEEDPEIWQNAMSCPSQEPQIIKDLISFPTIDLQRMLKEIPIKFSQSRGAIVHYTILNNRIYRRSLGKYTDFKMFSDEMFLSLARKVHLPDVEFYLNVGDWPVEYRKANDTPGPIPIISWCGSVDSRDIVLPTYDVTHSTLETLRGVTNDLLSIQGNTGPFWENKTERALFRGRDSREERLRLVRLSKENPELLDAGITGYFFFREKEKDLGKVPLMGFFDFFKYKYQVNVDGTVAAYRFPYLLLGDSLVLKQDSQYYEHFYIGLKPWKHYVPVKRNLEDLIEKIKWAKENDEEARKIAKEGQLMARDLLQPHRLYCYYYKVLQKYAERQASKPEIRDGMELVSQPDDRDSVCSCHRNKPLREDL